The Prevotella sp. E9-3 genome has a window encoding:
- a CDS encoding RagB/SusD family nutrient uptake outer membrane protein: MKKYITKKLKESLSRRVFSLPSLAGRGWGRVLGLGLLAMTMTSCNDFLTIYPTDRIVGQDFWKTKSDVDQMVDGVYKSMLDYSIQTRAIMWGAYRSDELVKRSDLSDQTLDNIDAVNLLPTMSYCSWSAFYHVINNCNVVLKHAPEVMEEDPEFTQGDYQTVRAQMLSLRSLCYFYLVRAFRDVPYMEEAIEDDSQIEPVAQSTPAVVLQHCIDDLNEALPYLMKSGAFGYGDWRNYGYITRDAANALLADIYLWRAAMTHSKSDYQQVVTLTERVITAKDEYFKANSTSSNIGTGFVDRYHLLEEYMYMYIFTRGNAPESILEWQYNGRNNANTAIRDYYYNNDEKERKNSIVMASPVFNSAADNADTEQGQKIYLSTNDYRMWNNVYDAGEAEAEQLGVRKMVTTSPQPMLENTSKTYSRDFKEFQQNWVVYRLTDVMLMQAEALVELATDDTDQATLQKAFDLVDAVNKRAMTENATDVLDFTKYNTKEKMEVLVLNERERELCFEGKRWFDLLRYSYRHMTGTDINSLMADQTVWPETYQPMLKMIVRKYGDGGLGAAVYKMKTEPFFYWPIQESETKVNSLLKQNPVWEQEKSTSKN; the protein is encoded by the coding sequence ATGAAAAAATATATCACAAAAAAACTCAAGGAATCACTCAGTCGCCGAGTCTTTTCACTCCCCTCCCTCGCAGGGAGGGGCTGGGGGAGAGTCTTGGGGTTAGGTCTTCTGGCCATGACCATGACTTCCTGCAATGATTTCCTTACCATATATCCCACCGACCGCATTGTGGGTCAGGACTTCTGGAAAACGAAGTCGGACGTGGACCAGATGGTTGACGGTGTTTATAAAAGCATGCTCGACTACTCTATCCAGACACGTGCCATCATGTGGGGAGCCTATCGCTCCGACGAACTGGTGAAGCGCAGTGATTTGAGCGACCAGACTCTCGATAATATCGATGCTGTGAACCTGTTGCCTACCATGAGCTATTGCTCGTGGAGTGCCTTCTATCACGTTATCAACAACTGTAATGTGGTGTTGAAGCATGCGCCTGAGGTGATGGAGGAAGACCCCGAGTTCACTCAGGGCGACTATCAGACAGTTCGCGCACAGATGCTGTCACTTCGCTCATTGTGCTATTTCTATCTGGTACGTGCCTTCCGCGATGTTCCCTATATGGAGGAAGCCATCGAGGACGACAGTCAGATTGAACCGGTGGCTCAGAGCACGCCCGCTGTGGTACTGCAGCACTGTATAGACGACCTGAACGAGGCCCTGCCCTACCTAATGAAGAGCGGTGCCTTCGGCTATGGCGACTGGCGCAACTACGGATATATCACCCGCGATGCCGCTAACGCCCTGTTGGCTGATATCTATCTGTGGCGTGCTGCAATGACACACAGTAAGAGCGACTACCAGCAAGTAGTCACTTTGACCGAACGTGTGATTACTGCCAAGGATGAGTATTTCAAAGCCAACAGTACTTCCAGCAACATCGGTACTGGTTTTGTAGATCGCTACCACTTACTGGAAGAATATATGTACATGTACATCTTCACCAGAGGAAATGCCCCTGAGAGCATTCTGGAATGGCAGTACAACGGTCGCAACAATGCTAATACGGCCATTCGCGACTATTATTATAATAATGATGAGAAGGAGCGCAAGAACAGTATTGTCATGGCTTCGCCCGTGTTCAACTCTGCGGCCGACAATGCCGATACCGAACAGGGACAGAAAATCTATCTCTCGACCAACGATTACCGCATGTGGAACAATGTGTATGATGCCGGCGAGGCTGAAGCTGAACAACTGGGCGTTCGCAAGATGGTGACCACAAGTCCGCAACCCATGCTGGAGAATACCTCAAAGACCTACAGTCGTGATTTCAAGGAATTCCAGCAAAACTGGGTGGTATATCGCCTGACCGATGTGATGCTGATGCAGGCCGAAGCTCTTGTGGAACTGGCCACCGACGATACTGATCAGGCTACACTGCAGAAAGCCTTCGACCTGGTTGACGCCGTGAACAAGCGCGCCATGACCGAAAATGCTACCGATGTGCTCGACTTCACCAAATACAACACCAAGGAGAAGATGGAAGTGCTGGTACTCAACGAGCGTGAGCGTGAGCTCTGCTTCGAGGGCAAGCGCTGGTTCGACTTGTTGCGCTATAGCTATCGCCACATGACAGGTACCGACATCAACAGCCTGATGGCCGATCAGACCGTATGGCCCGAGACCTATCAGCCCATGCTGAAAATGATTGTCCGCAAATACGGCGATGGCGGTCTGGGAGCTGCTGTCTATAAGATGAAGACAGAGCCCTTCTTCTACTGGCCAATTCAAGAGTCTGAAACGAAGGTGAACAGCCTGCTGAAACAGAACCCCGTGTGGGAGCAGGAGAAGAGCACTTCGAAGAATTAA
- a CDS encoding fasciclin domain-containing protein — translation MKKSLLQIIRNYILPSITGRGLGVGLLLLTLSSCKEDIDESNLYTFTGETIEDYLVNRNDQFSAFNQILTRIGYDKILSAYGKYTCFAPNNEALNSYIDSLYNDMSNKDLPHNGMSGPGLDGLTDSLCKDIALFHLVSTKVFTVNMGNGMTIRTILGRDINTKLDTITHNVVINRDAFIKANAMDVELENGVVHEINHVITRSNSLISGELAGLENLSIFAKALQQTGLMDSLTAESNTNYEAPTNTYDFYVPEECQMGYTILAETNDALTAKLTAEGFTPDFDGLVAYANKVYGNCAKSKDTENKEGWYDYYRNHGITVSTSSDFEKSNNALNMFVRYHILKCKVPYEKFVYAYNETAGMTRFEYYETMLPYTLLKVTNVSGKRLINRWIANNTLTDRVGLLGTSSMHNVMPGKEGIEILNNQTAAKNGYIHPINGVLVYDWDVPNGVLNERLRFDDAALFGEMMSNSFRQVKDSLVKAMNGNKSGKDGGLGGDYIRIPSGYFENLRIYNGEDTRLYYLSGQVNSWSNYQGDEFNCMGSYDFAMRLPPVPDGTYELRLGYTAESSRGMVQFYLGSSPELTSMRALDIPLDMRIIPANNSDGTPDVQTGWCNPNTTDDQGVATDISMRNLGYMRGPLFYRLGAQGVQARFHYKDLRRILVKQKFEQGEYWLRFKNVIEDDKAQFHLDYIELCPENIYNNSLYVEDMY, via the coding sequence ATGAAAAAAAGTTTGTTACAGATAATACGGAACTATATACTCCCCTCCATCACAGGGAGGGGTCTGGGGGTGGGTCTCCTGTTGCTTACTCTCAGCTCCTGTAAGGAAGACATTGACGAGTCGAACCTATATACCTTTACCGGTGAGACCATCGAAGACTATCTTGTTAACCGAAATGATCAGTTCAGTGCTTTCAACCAGATTCTGACTCGCATCGGCTATGACAAGATTCTGTCGGCCTACGGCAAATATACCTGTTTTGCTCCTAACAACGAGGCACTCAACAGCTATATTGACAGTCTGTATAACGACATGAGCAATAAAGACCTGCCCCACAACGGCATGAGTGGTCCTGGTCTGGACGGACTGACCGACTCATTGTGCAAGGATATTGCCCTGTTCCACCTGGTGAGCACAAAGGTGTTCACTGTCAACATGGGTAACGGTATGACCATACGCACCATCCTGGGTCGTGACATCAACACCAAGCTCGACACCATTACCCATAATGTGGTAATCAACCGCGATGCCTTCATCAAGGCCAATGCCATGGATGTTGAGCTGGAGAACGGTGTTGTGCACGAGATTAATCATGTTATTACCCGTTCAAACAGCCTCATCAGCGGTGAGCTGGCCGGACTGGAAAACCTGAGCATCTTTGCTAAAGCCTTGCAGCAGACAGGTTTGATGGATTCACTTACCGCCGAGAGCAACACCAACTATGAGGCGCCCACCAATACTTACGACTTCTACGTTCCTGAAGAATGTCAGATGGGCTACACCATCTTGGCTGAAACCAACGATGCCCTGACGGCTAAACTCACTGCCGAAGGTTTCACACCCGACTTCGATGGACTGGTAGCCTATGCTAATAAGGTGTATGGAAACTGCGCCAAGAGCAAAGATACTGAAAACAAAGAAGGCTGGTACGACTACTATCGCAACCACGGCATCACTGTGAGTACCAGCAGCGACTTTGAAAAGAGCAACAACGCACTAAACATGTTCGTACGCTACCACATCTTGAAATGTAAGGTTCCTTACGAGAAGTTTGTATATGCCTATAACGAAACGGCCGGTATGACCCGTTTCGAATATTATGAGACCATGCTGCCCTACACCCTGCTGAAGGTGACCAACGTAAGCGGCAAGCGCCTCATCAACCGCTGGATAGCCAACAACACCCTGACCGACCGTGTAGGACTGCTGGGAACCAGCTCTATGCACAACGTGATGCCTGGAAAAGAAGGCATCGAGATTCTGAACAACCAGACAGCAGCCAAGAACGGCTATATACACCCCATCAATGGTGTACTTGTCTATGACTGGGACGTACCCAACGGAGTACTGAACGAACGCCTGCGCTTTGATGATGCAGCCCTGTTTGGTGAAATGATGTCCAACTCGTTCCGTCAGGTGAAAGACTCATTGGTAAAAGCCATGAACGGCAACAAGAGTGGTAAGGACGGTGGTCTGGGTGGCGACTATATCCGCATTCCCTCAGGCTACTTTGAGAACCTGCGTATCTATAACGGTGAAGATACTCGCCTGTACTACCTCTCCGGACAGGTGAACAGCTGGAGTAACTACCAGGGTGATGAGTTCAACTGCATGGGCTCGTACGACTTTGCCATGCGCCTGCCACCCGTTCCTGACGGTACCTATGAGTTGCGTCTGGGCTATACTGCTGAATCATCACGCGGTATGGTACAGTTCTATTTAGGCTCATCGCCCGAACTGACCTCAATGCGCGCACTCGACATCCCGCTCGACATGCGTATCATTCCTGCTAACAACAGCGACGGCACTCCCGACGTACAGACCGGATGGTGCAATCCCAACACTACCGACGACCAGGGCGTTGCCACTGATATCAGTATGCGCAACCTTGGTTATATGCGTGGTCCGCTCTTCTACCGACTGGGTGCTCAGGGAGTACAGGCCCGTTTCCACTATAAAGACCTGCGTCGTATTCTGGTGAAACAGAAGTTCGAACAGGGTGAATACTGGCTGCGCTTCAAGAACGTGATTGAAGACGACAAGGCTCAGTTCCACCTCGACTACATCGAACTGTGCCCCGAGAATATATACAATAACTCACTATACGTGGAGGATATGTATTAA